The following are encoded in a window of Gramella sp. MT6 genomic DNA:
- the priA gene encoding primosomal protein N' → MSYFADLILPLPLDNRFTYSLTDEEARFIQPGMRLAVQFGKNRIYTGIVAEIHQNPPEVYEAKPIHQILDEKPLLTYEQLKFWNWLATYYLCTEGEVMRAALPGAFLLESESIVKLSKDVEIETAVLNDDEYLVVEALQRQSSMKIQEIEQLLDRKKVLPVINKLVSKNIVDLNQEIYEQFKPKEVRYVRLNPAFEAESEMHALLDELSRAPKQREIVLSYFSITARSKKSLKVKELLKESGASASILKSLIDKNIFEEYYQETDRIVFSGEINSHEIHLNKIQQQAFGEIKDNFEENRVCLLHGVTSSGKTEIYIKLIEEAINNGKQALYLLPEIALTTQLIKRLQNYFGDKVLVYHSKYSLNERVEIYNKVLEYSENGKIVIGARSCVFLPFQDLGLVVVDEEHESTFKQFDPAPRYHARDAAVVLANMFKANIVLGSATPSIESYFNAEHNKYALVELNRRFGNVLMPEVEIVDIKTAHRKKKMTGHFSERLIEEIKESLKEEEQVILFQNRRGFSPIMECNTCGHSPQCPNCDVSLTYHSNNNQLRCHYCGYHIAMQHQCMACGSNEISTKGFGTEQVETELKALFPKNKIGRMDQDTTRGKYAYEKIISAFENHETDILIGTQMLTKGLDFRKVSLVGIMNADNLLNFPDFRAHERSFQLMLQVAGRSGRTKKRGKVLIQTYNPHHQIIQQVSTGDYEAMYKEQLEDRYQYQYPPYFRLIRLTLKCRDYSKTNEAAEWLARALENVFDRYVLGPEFPPVARIRNEYYKNILIKIPKKQSLGKTKKVVHRILTTFRAIGAYRSVRVVVNVDPQ, encoded by the coding sequence ATGTCCTATTTCGCTGATCTTATCCTGCCACTTCCGCTGGATAACCGCTTTACATATAGTCTTACAGATGAAGAAGCCCGGTTTATTCAGCCCGGGATGCGACTGGCAGTGCAGTTTGGTAAAAACAGGATCTATACCGGGATCGTAGCAGAGATTCATCAAAATCCGCCTGAGGTTTATGAAGCGAAACCAATTCACCAGATCCTGGATGAAAAACCATTGCTCACCTATGAGCAATTAAAGTTCTGGAATTGGCTGGCTACCTATTACTTGTGTACAGAAGGGGAAGTGATGCGTGCTGCTTTACCGGGGGCGTTTTTACTCGAGAGCGAAAGTATCGTTAAGCTTTCGAAGGATGTTGAGATCGAGACCGCTGTTTTAAATGACGATGAATATTTGGTGGTTGAGGCCCTGCAAAGGCAGTCTTCCATGAAGATACAGGAGATCGAACAGTTGCTGGACAGGAAAAAGGTGTTACCGGTTATCAATAAACTGGTATCTAAAAATATAGTTGATCTAAACCAGGAGATCTACGAGCAATTCAAGCCGAAAGAGGTTCGATATGTGAGACTGAATCCTGCATTTGAAGCCGAAAGTGAAATGCATGCGCTGCTGGATGAACTTTCGCGGGCTCCAAAACAGCGAGAGATCGTTCTTTCTTATTTCTCAATTACCGCAAGGTCGAAAAAGTCATTAAAGGTCAAGGAACTATTAAAAGAATCGGGAGCCAGCGCCTCTATTTTGAAAAGCCTTATCGATAAAAATATATTTGAAGAATATTACCAGGAAACAGACCGGATAGTTTTTTCAGGCGAAATTAATTCTCACGAGATCCATCTTAATAAAATTCAGCAACAGGCTTTTGGAGAGATCAAAGATAATTTTGAAGAGAACAGGGTTTGTTTGCTGCACGGTGTGACTTCTTCCGGTAAGACGGAGATCTATATAAAACTTATCGAGGAAGCTATCAATAATGGGAAGCAGGCATTATATCTTTTGCCTGAAATTGCGCTAACTACGCAACTCATAAAAAGACTTCAGAATTATTTTGGAGATAAGGTTCTGGTATATCACAGTAAATATTCTTTAAACGAGAGGGTTGAGATCTATAATAAGGTTCTGGAATATTCAGAAAATGGTAAAATAGTTATTGGAGCCAGGTCTTGCGTCTTCCTGCCGTTTCAGGATCTGGGTCTAGTTGTGGTTGATGAAGAGCATGAGTCTACTTTTAAGCAATTTGATCCCGCACCGCGCTATCATGCCCGGGATGCGGCCGTGGTCCTGGCTAATATGTTTAAAGCCAATATTGTTCTGGGTTCAGCGACGCCTTCTATAGAATCTTATTTTAATGCCGAGCATAATAAATATGCTTTGGTAGAATTGAATCGAAGGTTTGGGAATGTCTTGATGCCCGAAGTTGAGATCGTGGATATTAAAACAGCCCATCGAAAGAAGAAAATGACCGGACATTTTTCTGAAAGACTTATCGAGGAGATCAAAGAAAGTCTTAAGGAAGAGGAGCAGGTGATCCTTTTTCAGAATCGAAGGGGATTTTCGCCGATTATGGAATGTAATACCTGCGGGCATTCTCCGCAGTGTCCTAATTGTGATGTGAGTCTTACTTATCATAGCAATAACAATCAGCTGCGTTGCCATTATTGTGGTTATCATATTGCCATGCAACATCAGTGCATGGCTTGTGGAAGTAATGAGATCTCTACGAAGGGATTTGGAACTGAACAGGTGGAAACCGAGTTAAAAGCATTGTTTCCAAAGAATAAGATTGGGAGAATGGACCAGGATACCACCCGGGGAAAATATGCTTATGAAAAGATCATTTCAGCCTTTGAAAATCATGAAACTGATATTCTTATTGGTACTCAAATGCTTACAAAAGGTCTTGATTTTAGAAAAGTAAGTCTCGTAGGGATCATGAATGCCGATAATCTCCTGAATTTTCCTGATTTTCGGGCCCATGAAAGAAGTTTTCAGTTAATGTTGCAGGTAGCAGGGAGATCTGGCAGGACCAAGAAAAGAGGGAAGGTTCTAATTCAAACCTATAATCCGCATCACCAGATCATCCAGCAGGTCTCAACAGGCGATTATGAAGCCATGTATAAGGAGCAACTGGAAGACAGGTATCAATATCAATATCCACCATATTTTCGGTTAATACGGTTAACTCTAAAATGCAGGGATTATTCCAAAACTAATGAAGCTGCCGAATGGCTGGCGAGAGCTCTGGAAAATGTTTTTGATCGGTATGTATTGGGTCCGGAATTTCCTCCGGTCGCCAGGATTAGGAATGAGTACTACAAGAATATTCTTATAAAGATCCCAAAAAAGCAGTCATTAGGGAAAACAAAGAAAGTGGTGCATAGAATTCTAACTACCTTCAGGGCTATTGGTGCTTACAGGTCGGTTAGGGTAGTGGTGAACGTAGATCCGCAATAA
- a CDS encoding DUF2147 domain-containing protein, whose product MKVLSLIIVFFALIWIPIQGQSVIGKWKNTNEEGKVNSIIEIYEKGDKIYGKVDKIMKEEDRDRICTKCPGELKNEPVQGMELMKGLEKDGSEYVGGTIVDPKTGKKYRCKIWLEEDNPDVLKVRGYIALFYKTKEWHRAK is encoded by the coding sequence ATGAAGGTCCTTTCTTTGATAATTGTCTTTTTTGCCTTGATTTGGATTCCTATTCAAGGGCAATCTGTAATTGGAAAATGGAAGAATACCAATGAAGAAGGCAAGGTGAACTCCATTATCGAGATCTATGAAAAAGGAGATAAGATATATGGTAAGGTAGACAAGATAATGAAGGAGGAGGACCGCGATCGTATCTGTACCAAGTGTCCGGGAGAACTTAAAAATGAACCTGTTCAGGGTATGGAATTAATGAAAGGTCTGGAGAAAGATGGTAGTGAATATGTAGGAGGAACTATCGTTGACCCCAAAACCGGAAAAAAATATCGATGCAAGATATGGCTTGAGGAGGATAATCCAGATGTTTTGAAAGTTCGCGGCTATATTGCCTTATTTTATAAAACTAAGGAATGGCATAGAGCTAAATAG
- a CDS encoding chalcone isomerase family protein, whose product MKKIIFVFIALMSAGLISAQTEVGGVNLPNSETFQGQTLNLNGAGVREKLWIDLYAGGLYLTSKSSDASKIMGANEPMSIKLHIVSKLITSDKMMEAVNEGFENSTNGNTKPLAAKIKKFQDFFLEEIKRDDIFDIVYMPSQGVVVYKNDKELGVIEGMDFKKALFGIWLSNKPADDDLKEAMLGK is encoded by the coding sequence ATGAAAAAAATAATTTTTGTTTTTATCGCACTTATGAGTGCAGGCTTAATCTCGGCTCAAACTGAAGTTGGTGGAGTAAACCTACCTAATTCTGAAACTTTCCAAGGACAAACCCTAAACCTCAATGGTGCAGGCGTTCGTGAAAAACTTTGGATAGACCTTTATGCAGGTGGTTTGTATCTAACCAGTAAATCTTCTGATGCTTCAAAAATTATGGGAGCAAACGAACCTATGAGTATTAAGCTTCATATCGTTTCGAAACTTATTACCAGCGATAAAATGATGGAAGCCGTTAACGAAGGTTTTGAGAATTCTACAAATGGTAATACTAAACCTCTTGCAGCCAAGATCAAGAAATTCCAGGATTTCTTTCTTGAAGAGATCAAGCGTGACGATATTTTTGATATAGTATATATGCCATCTCAGGGTGTTGTCGTTTACAAGAACGATAAAGAGCTTGGAGTTATAGAAGGTATGGATTTTAAAAAGGCTTTATTCGGAATATGGTTGTCTAATAAACCGGCAGACGATGACCTTAAAGAAGCTATGCTAGGAAAATAA
- a CDS encoding YihY/virulence factor BrkB family protein, which produces MAPEKAVKSKLEEFSDWWRRKTKKIILPGLEGLSLYNLWIIYWGGIVKGTFSTRASSIAFSFFMAIFPFLLFILNLIPYITFIDDFQIQFLLFMDTLLPPETSDFFGTIFEDIANTPRGGLLSVAFFLSIFLMTNGVNAIFTGFEFSYHTKNNRSIPRQYAVAVGVSLILALLLLISVIGAVYMTYAIDDLSNLGIDVAGGFGEDLIKYIGFVILIYSAVSILYYFGTREARQARFFSIGALFTTILIMITTFLFSLYITNFSNYNELYGSIGALLILMFYIWLNSNMLLLGFELNASLIKLKKKFK; this is translated from the coding sequence ATGGCCCCAGAGAAAGCAGTTAAATCCAAACTTGAAGAATTTTCCGATTGGTGGAGACGCAAGACCAAGAAGATCATTTTGCCGGGTTTGGAAGGACTGTCGCTGTATAATCTCTGGATAATTTACTGGGGTGGTATAGTTAAAGGGACTTTTTCAACCAGGGCAAGTTCTATCGCCTTCAGTTTTTTCATGGCGATTTTCCCCTTTCTTCTTTTTATACTTAACCTCATTCCATACATCACCTTTATTGACGATTTCCAGATCCAGTTCTTACTTTTTATGGATACGCTACTGCCGCCGGAAACTTCAGATTTTTTCGGGACTATTTTCGAAGATATTGCCAATACTCCAAGAGGTGGATTATTATCTGTAGCATTTTTCCTTTCTATTTTTTTAATGACCAATGGAGTGAATGCGATCTTTACCGGGTTCGAATTTAGCTATCATACAAAAAATAACAGGTCTATTCCGCGTCAATATGCTGTAGCCGTGGGAGTTTCGCTAATACTGGCATTGTTGTTGCTTATATCAGTAATAGGAGCGGTTTATATGACCTATGCAATAGACGACCTGAGTAATTTAGGGATTGATGTAGCTGGAGGTTTCGGGGAGGATCTAATTAAATATATAGGATTTGTAATACTGATCTATAGTGCAGTTTCAATTTTATATTATTTTGGAACCAGGGAGGCAAGACAGGCCCGTTTCTTTTCGATCGGTGCTTTGTTTACCACGATTTTGATAATGATCACTACATTTTTGTTCAGTTTGTACATTACAAACTTTTCAAATTATAACGAATTATATGGATCTATAGGTGCTCTTTTAATTTTAATGTTTTATATATGGCTGAATTCCAACATGTTGCTATTAGGCTTTGAACTTAATGCATCTTTGATCAAACTGAAGAAAAAATTTAAATAA
- the nadC gene encoding carboxylating nicotinate-nucleotide diphosphorylase: MISPEQFEKEIELIIKNAIREDVGDGDHSSLACIPEDATGKAKLLVKDQGILAGVEFAKRVFNYVDPELKIEVLLKDGDQVKRRDIAFFVEGSSQSILKAERLVLNAMQRMSAIATKTAEFVTKLEGTKTRILDTRKTTPGIRALEKWGVKIGGGENHRFALYDMIMLKDNHIDFAGGITKAIEKTKKYLADNDLDLKIIVEARNMEEIREILKSDGVYRILIDNFNYEDTRKAVDLIDGKCFTESSGGITLETARSYAECGVDFISSGALTHSVHNLDLSLKAV, encoded by the coding sequence ATGATCTCACCGGAACAATTCGAAAAAGAAATTGAATTAATTATTAAAAATGCAATCAGGGAAGACGTTGGTGATGGAGATCACAGCTCACTTGCCTGTATTCCTGAAGATGCTACCGGAAAAGCAAAATTACTGGTCAAGGATCAGGGCATCCTTGCCGGCGTTGAGTTTGCAAAAAGAGTTTTTAATTATGTAGATCCAGAATTAAAGATTGAGGTCCTTTTAAAGGATGGGGACCAGGTAAAGCGCAGAGATATTGCATTTTTTGTGGAAGGCAGCTCCCAGTCAATTTTAAAAGCAGAAAGGCTTGTGCTCAATGCTATGCAGCGTATGAGTGCTATCGCCACCAAAACAGCTGAATTTGTTACGAAGCTGGAGGGAACTAAAACCAGGATACTCGATACCCGAAAAACCACCCCAGGCATCAGGGCATTAGAAAAATGGGGTGTAAAAATAGGAGGAGGGGAGAATCACCGTTTTGCACTTTATGATATGATAATGCTTAAGGATAATCATATAGATTTCGCAGGAGGAATCACCAAAGCTATTGAAAAGACCAAAAAATATTTGGCAGATAACGATCTTGACCTAAAGATCATTGTGGAAGCCAGAAATATGGAAGAAATAAGAGAGATCTTGAAATCTGATGGTGTTTACAGAATCCTGATAGATAATTTCAATTATGAAGATACCCGTAAGGCGGTAGATCTTATTGATGGAAAATGTTTCACCGAATCAAGCGGTGGAATTACACTCGAAACCGCTAGAAGTTATGCTGAATGTGGTGTAGATTTTATTTCCAGCGGTGCCTTAACTCATTCGGTACATAATCTTGACCTGAGCTTAAAAGCCGTATAA
- the rlmH gene encoding 23S rRNA (pseudouridine(1915)-N(3))-methyltransferase RlmH, with protein sequence MTIKLVCIGKTDKRELDTLIKIYKDRLQHYIKFELEIIPDLKKVKNLDENQQKVKEGELILSGIQNSDFLVLLDENGKQFSSESFSEYIQKRMNTGLKRLIFIIGGPYGFSEEMYKRANSKISLSKMTFSHQMVRLFFTEQLYRAFTILKNEPYHHR encoded by the coding sequence ATGACCATAAAATTAGTCTGTATAGGAAAGACAGATAAAAGAGAACTGGATACGCTTATAAAGATCTATAAAGATAGACTTCAGCATTATATCAAATTCGAATTAGAAATTATTCCAGACCTTAAAAAGGTAAAGAACCTGGACGAGAATCAGCAAAAAGTAAAGGAAGGGGAATTAATACTTTCCGGGATACAGAATTCAGATTTCCTGGTATTGCTCGATGAGAACGGTAAGCAATTCAGTTCAGAAAGCTTTTCAGAGTATATTCAGAAAAGAATGAACACAGGCCTAAAAAGGCTGATCTTTATTATTGGCGGGCCTTACGGATTTTCTGAAGAAATGTATAAAAGAGCTAATTCGAAAATATCACTCTCTAAAATGACCTTTTCCCATCAAATGGTAAGATTATTTTTTACCGAACAATTATACAGGGCTTTTACCATCCTGAAAAATGAACCATATCATCATAGATAA
- a CDS encoding non-canonical purine NTP diphosphatase has translation MKLVFATHNPNKFKEIKELLPDHIELLSLTDIDCKEDIPETGDTIDENAMIKADYVKNHYGYDCFADDTGLEVNSLAGAPGVYSARYAGDEKNDEKNVEKLLSQLEKRDDRTARFRTVIALNLKGHENLFTGICEGTILKERIGNKGFGYDPVFLPNGFDKSFAEMDLRDKTKISHRGIAFRALIEYLSK, from the coding sequence ATGAAGCTAGTATTTGCAACCCATAACCCTAATAAGTTCAAGGAGATCAAAGAACTTCTACCAGATCATATCGAACTTCTTTCGCTTACAGATATCGATTGTAAGGAGGATATCCCTGAAACCGGAGATACCATCGACGAAAATGCAATGATCAAGGCAGATTATGTGAAGAATCATTATGGGTATGATTGTTTCGCAGATGATACAGGCCTGGAGGTAAATTCACTGGCCGGGGCTCCTGGAGTTTATTCGGCGAGATATGCGGGAGACGAAAAGAACGATGAAAAGAACGTTGAAAAACTTCTAAGCCAGCTTGAAAAAAGAGATGACAGGACTGCCAGATTCAGGACCGTAATAGCGCTTAATTTGAAAGGTCATGAAAACCTTTTCACCGGAATTTGCGAAGGCACTATCCTGAAAGAAAGAATAGGCAACAAGGGTTTTGGTTATGATCCTGTATTTCTACCCAATGGATTTGACAAAAGTTTCGCGGAAATGGATCTGCGCGATAAAACCAAAATCAGTCATAGAGGGATCGCTTTTCGAGCACTTATTGAATATCTTTCAAAATAA
- a CDS encoding DEAD/DEAH box helicase, protein MNAFQKLGLDADLLKAIEDMGFETPSEVQEKSIPILLEQETDLVSLAQTGTGKTAAFGFPLIQKIDSNSKKTQALILSPTRELCLQITNELKNYSKYKKSLNVVAVYGGASITDQARAIERGAQIIVATPGRMQDMIRRRMANISSIGYCVLDEADEMLNMGFYEDIKSILSHTPQEKKTWLFSATMPKEVAKIAKKFMTNPVEITVGSKNMGTSNVSHEWYLVNHRNRYDALKRLADANPDIFSVIFCRTKRDTQKVAEKLIEDGYNAAALHGDLSQNQRDLVMKSFRSRQIQMLVATDVAARGIDVDDITHVINYQLPDEIETYTHRSGRTGRAGKNGVSMVIISKSEVRKIRTIEKIIQQKFEEKQIPDGKEICKTQLFHLANDIKKTEINHDIDPYLPTINEALEDFTKEELIKKFFSVEFTRFFNYYQKAPDLNAESAGGRPEVSEGNTRYFINVGSKDGYDWKSLKDFLTEELNLDRDDVFKVDCKASFSFFNTDEKHTDLILKTFTEYKQNGRFVNVEVTKDQQSGRGGGGRKRERSGGGGGRRNSKSFDDNKGGKFSGRRRSEKRDDKGPRKGSRNKNIENSIKRRRSKA, encoded by the coding sequence ATGAACGCATTCCAAAAACTTGGACTTGACGCAGACTTGCTTAAGGCCATTGAAGACATGGGGTTTGAAACTCCAAGTGAAGTACAGGAAAAATCAATCCCAATCTTATTAGAACAGGAAACCGACCTTGTGTCACTGGCACAAACAGGAACTGGTAAAACAGCTGCCTTTGGTTTTCCACTAATCCAGAAAATTGATTCAAATTCTAAGAAAACCCAGGCATTAATCCTTTCACCTACCCGTGAACTGTGTTTACAGATCACTAATGAACTTAAGAACTACTCTAAGTATAAAAAATCTTTGAACGTAGTTGCAGTTTATGGTGGAGCTAGTATTACAGATCAGGCAAGAGCCATCGAAAGAGGAGCTCAGATCATCGTAGCTACTCCAGGTAGAATGCAGGATATGATCCGCAGAAGAATGGCAAACATCTCCTCTATTGGATATTGTGTGCTTGATGAAGCAGATGAAATGCTGAACATGGGATTTTATGAAGATATTAAGAGTATCCTTTCACATACCCCGCAAGAAAAGAAAACTTGGTTATTCTCTGCAACTATGCCTAAAGAGGTAGCAAAGATCGCCAAGAAGTTCATGACAAATCCTGTTGAAATCACTGTAGGATCTAAAAACATGGGTACTTCTAACGTTTCTCACGAGTGGTATTTAGTAAATCACCGTAATCGTTACGATGCTTTAAAAAGGCTTGCAGATGCTAATCCTGATATTTTCTCAGTGATCTTCTGTAGAACTAAAAGAGATACTCAAAAAGTTGCTGAAAAACTTATTGAGGATGGATATAATGCTGCGGCATTACACGGAGACTTAAGTCAGAATCAGCGTGACCTGGTAATGAAGAGTTTCAGAAGCCGCCAGATCCAGATGCTTGTGGCGACAGATGTTGCTGCACGTGGAATTGATGTAGATGATATTACTCACGTAATCAACTACCAGTTGCCAGACGAAATTGAAACCTATACTCACCGTAGTGGTAGAACAGGTAGAGCCGGGAAAAACGGTGTTTCTATGGTGATCATTTCAAAAAGTGAAGTTCGTAAGATCAGAACTATTGAAAAAATCATTCAGCAGAAATTCGAGGAGAAACAAATTCCTGATGGGAAAGAGATCTGTAAAACGCAGCTTTTCCATTTAGCTAATGATATCAAGAAGACAGAGATCAATCACGATATTGATCCTTACCTTCCTACCATAAACGAAGCTCTGGAAGATTTCACCAAGGAAGAATTGATCAAAAAATTCTTTTCGGTAGAATTCACCCGTTTCTTTAATTACTATCAGAAAGCTCCAGATCTTAATGCAGAATCTGCAGGCGGTAGGCCAGAAGTTTCTGAGGGGAATACCAGATATTTTATCAATGTTGGATCTAAAGACGGATATGACTGGAAAAGTCTTAAGGATTTCCTTACGGAAGAACTTAATCTTGATAGAGACGATGTATTTAAAGTTGATTGCAAAGCCAGTTTCTCATTTTTTAATACAGATGAAAAGCACACAGACCTTATTCTTAAAACCTTTACTGAATACAAGCAGAACGGCAGGTTCGTAAATGTTGAAGTTACCAAAGACCAGCAATCTGGCAGAGGTGGCGGAGGAAGAAAGAGAGAACGCAGCGGTGGCGGCGGAGGAAGAAGAAACTCTAAAAGCTTTGACGATAATAAAGGTGGAAAATTCAGCGGAAGAAGAAGATCTGAAAAAAGAGATGATAAAGGCCCAAGAAAAGGAAGCCGAAATAAGAATATCGAGAATTCAATAAAGAGAAGAAGATCGAAAGCTTAA
- a CDS encoding carboxypeptidase-like regulatory domain-containing protein, whose product MKNTLLIFFLLISGYMSAQDMVSGTVMNAANDKPIENVHIVNLNQVKGAVTDENGEFELQATVNDTLYFSYLGFRSIRVRVTNDWLKYGNVKVKMTELGFALEEVTVNSVKLTGYLEIDAKNIPIYDNYRYSISGLNSGYEGGDSSPNAVTKAIRSLSNPADMVYNIFGTRPRQMKKLRQMKKDDNIRSLLRNKFDRETLMALLQVNRAEIDEILNNCNYSQDFMKTANDLQILDAINSCYEEYKVLQKN is encoded by the coding sequence ATGAAAAACACCCTTCTTATATTTTTTCTCCTGATATCGGGATACATGTCTGCTCAGGATATGGTTTCCGGGACGGTAATGAATGCCGCCAATGATAAGCCTATCGAAAATGTGCATATCGTTAACCTGAACCAGGTTAAAGGTGCAGTTACCGATGAAAACGGAGAATTTGAACTTCAGGCTACAGTTAATGATACGTTATACTTTTCTTATCTGGGATTCAGATCCATACGTGTAAGAGTTACCAATGACTGGCTTAAGTACGGTAACGTGAAGGTAAAAATGACCGAACTTGGTTTTGCTCTGGAAGAGGTAACGGTAAACTCTGTTAAATTAACTGGTTATCTCGAAATTGACGCGAAGAATATTCCTATTTATGACAATTACCGCTATAGCATTTCAGGATTAAACTCTGGGTATGAAGGAGGTGATTCATCACCAAATGCAGTGACTAAAGCGATTAGATCGCTTTCTAATCCTGCAGATATGGTCTATAACATTTTTGGCACCAGGCCGAGACAAATGAAGAAATTACGTCAAATGAAGAAGGATGATAACATCCGTAGTCTTTTGCGTAATAAATTTGACCGTGAAACTTTGATGGCTTTACTACAGGTGAACAGAGCTGAAATTGACGAGATACTCAATAATTGCAATTACTCACAGGATTTCATGAAAACAGCAAATGATCTTCAGATACTGGATGCAATTAACAGCTGTTACGAAGAGTACAAAGTTCTTCAAAAGAACTAA
- a CDS encoding SRPBCC family protein, translating into MTLFFYLIIALITFFAFLHAWAKKEYDVSRTVVINKPREEVFNFVRQLKKQPLWNPWFKRDPEAILKYKGEDGKIGASFYWKGNNKAGEGIQRIVKAKQGRVFETKILFVKPVKVNALTYIGVKEIEAEKTKMVWGTRGNLAFPLTIISIFYSPEKALGEKFEEGLKELKSILEVN; encoded by the coding sequence ATGACCCTCTTTTTTTATTTAATTATAGCGCTAATTACATTTTTTGCTTTCCTGCACGCGTGGGCGAAGAAGGAATATGATGTAAGTAGAACCGTGGTTATCAATAAACCAAGGGAAGAAGTCTTCAATTTCGTAAGACAGCTAAAAAAGCAACCTTTGTGGAATCCCTGGTTCAAACGGGATCCGGAAGCGATTTTAAAATATAAAGGAGAAGACGGTAAGATTGGAGCAAGTTTTTACTGGAAAGGAAATAACAAGGCAGGTGAGGGGATACAACGAATCGTGAAAGCCAAGCAAGGCAGGGTTTTCGAAACAAAGATCCTTTTTGTGAAACCCGTTAAAGTAAATGCCCTAACCTATATTGGGGTTAAGGAAATTGAAGCGGAAAAAACTAAAATGGTATGGGGAACCCGAGGAAATCTGGCTTTTCCATTAACTATCATCAGTATATTTTATTCTCCTGAAAAAGCTCTTGGAGAAAAATTTGAGGAAGGTCTTAAAGAATTAAAAAGTATCCTGGAAGTCAATTAG
- a CDS encoding RNA methyltransferase — MNDKEILDHLQEFLTPRRKSLFEKVLAERTDHLTVVAQDVYQLHNTSAVVRSCDVFGIQNIHVIEEKIPRRIDKEIAMGAQKWVDINRYNSAKDCVKKLRTEGYRIVATSPHDDSQLLEDFDISTPAALFFGTEKDGLSEEIMREADTTIKIPMVGFTESLNISVSAAIILQSLTSKLKRSNVEWQFSEEEKARIRMNWTKKTIKNSEQIIERFLNQ, encoded by the coding sequence ATGAATGATAAAGAAATCTTAGATCACCTCCAGGAATTCCTTACGCCAAGACGTAAATCTCTATTCGAAAAAGTTCTGGCTGAACGTACAGATCATTTGACTGTGGTTGCTCAGGATGTTTACCAGTTGCACAATACCAGCGCAGTAGTGCGTAGTTGTGATGTATTCGGGATACAGAATATTCACGTGATAGAAGAAAAAATTCCGCGTAGAATAGATAAAGAGATCGCTATGGGTGCTCAGAAATGGGTTGATATTAACCGGTATAATTCTGCAAAAGACTGTGTGAAAAAATTGAGGACTGAAGGTTACAGGATAGTCGCCACCAGTCCGCATGATGATTCTCAATTACTGGAAGATTTCGATATTAGTACTCCTGCAGCTCTTTTCTTTGGAACCGAAAAAGATGGATTGTCTGAAGAAATAATGCGGGAAGCAGATACTACAATCAAAATACCAATGGTTGGTTTTACTGAAAGTTTGAATATTTCTGTTTCGGCAGCAATTATATTACAAAGCCTAACTTCAAAACTCAAAAGATCTAACGTAGAATGGCAATTTAGTGAAGAGGAAAAAGCAAGGATCAGAATGAATTGGACTAAAAAGACCATTAAAAATTCAGAACAAATTATTGAAAGATTTCTGAATCAGTAA